The Desulfovibrio sp. sequence GGCACCCCAGGCTCTTCGTATTCCTCATTGCCGACAGCGTGATGATGTACGCTGCCTGACAGCCGTGGAATAGGTCCACGATGGGCTTGGAAAGCGGGGTCTCCCGGTAGAAGTCGTGCAGGTGGACGTTAAGGTCGCGTAGATCCTCGAAGGCCCTTTTCAGGCGCGAGGCAGTGCGGTGGATGCCCACGTAGTTCCACATGGTGCTCTTTATGGTGGTCCAGTCCTGGCTTATGAGCGCCGGGTCCTCGTTACGCTCCTGGCCGGGGCTCACCCAGTCCGGAACCGAGTCCGCCAGCTTGCGGGTTATGGTGGGCTTGGAGCCAAAACGCGAGCCGATGTAGCTGCCCGCGCTCACTCCCCAGACCAGGCATTCCAGAAGCGAGGTCGAGGCCATGCGGTTGGCCCCGTGCACGCCCGTGCAGCTGCACTCGCCCACGGCGTAGAGCCGGTCCACGGTGGTGCGGCCGTGCACGTCCACCAGCACGCCGCCGCAGGAGTAGTGTTCCGCCGGGACGACCGGTATGGGCTGGGTGGCGATGTTGATGCCGATCTCCGCGCATTTCTTGGCGATGCTTGGGAACCTTCGGGCCACGTCGGCCACGTGGTTGGCCGCGTCTAAATACACGCAGTCCTCGCCGGACTTGAGCAGTTCCTCCATGATGGCCCTGGTGACGATGTCGCGCGGGGCCAGATCGGCCCGCGCATCGTAGCGGGTCATGAAGGCTTCGCCCTTGGCGTTTATGAGCTTGGCGCCTTCGCCGCGCATGGCCTCGGTGATCAGGAACCTGCGTTCGGCGCGGTGGAAGAGGGCGGTGGGGTGGAACTGGATGAACTCCATGTTCATGTAGCGCGCCCCGCACCGGTAGGCCATGGCCAGGGCCGAGCCCACGCAGGCCCGGGTGTTCGTGGTGTGCAGGTAAATTTGGCCCACGCCGCCCGTGGCCAGTATGGTGTAGTCGGCCAGGATGGTTTCCACGGCCCCGGAAATTTCGTTCAGCACGTAGGCGCCCAGGCACTGGTTCACCAGGTTGTACTTGTATTCCAAGAGTGCCGCGTGGTGGTGCGATGTGAGCACGTCCACGGCCGTACGCCGGGTGAGCACGGTGATGTTCGGATGGCTCTCCACCGCCGCCACCATGTGCTGCATGATGGAATAGCCGGTGGAGTCGGCGCAGTGCAGGATGCGTGCGAGGCTGTGTCCGCCTTCCTTGGTGAGATGAAAGTCCCCATCGGTCGAACGTTCGAAGGGAACGTTCAGCCGGTCGATGAGCATGCTTTTCACCACGTCGGGCCCTTTGCGGGCCAGATAGCGCACGGCGGTGACGTGGTTGTGCTTCCAGCCGCAGGTGAGCATGTCGCGCTCCAAAAGCTTGGGGCTGTCGTCCAGGCTGGTGTAGACGATGCCGCCCTGGGCCAGGGAGGAGTTGCCGTCGGTGAGGGCGTCGCCCGCGCACAAAAGGACAACCTCGCGGCCTTGGTCGGCCAGGGTGAGCGCGGCGGAACATCCGGCCACTCCGGAACCGATCACCAGTACCTGGGTCTTCATGCGGTAGTGAAACATGCCGCTCCCCTTTTATCTATCTGGCTACCTCGACCTCGGTGACGGGCAGCAGTTTTTTAAGAATCGCCGGATCAAGTTCGGCCAGGGCTCCGCGCTTGCCGGCGTTTATGAGAATCGACGCCAGGGTGAAGATGCTCTTTTCAGCGTAAACCGGCAACCTCTTGCGCGTGCCGAAGGGGGATATGCCGCCCACCTGGTAGCCGGTGTGGCGCATGGCGGCATCGGGCGAGCAGGGCGAGACGGTTTTCACTCCGAGCGCCCTGGCCATTTCCTTGAGAGAGACTTCCTTGTCTCCGTGCATGAGCACAAGCAAAGGCTGTTTCGCGTCGTCCTCGAAGACCAAAGTCTTTATGACGCACGTCTCGTCCACGCCCAGCTCCCGGGCTGCCCGTTCGGTTCCGCCGTGGTCCACGTAGGAGTACAGGCGCACTGAAAAGGGCACGCCCTTGTCTTTCAAAAACCTGGTGGCCCCTGTGGCGGGAATTGCGGAAGCCTTGCTCACTGGGCGGCCTTTTCGCCACCGAGGGAAGGCAGCGGGAAAAAGCGCGGAATCATTTCGCGCAGGCCTCGAGCATCCGGGTGAGAGCCAATTTTGCAGGCTCTTTGAGGGCGTCGTCCACCTGGACCGTTGGGGTATTGTCCAAGGATGCGAGAAGCCGCGCCAGATTCGGCTCTGTCACCTTTTCCATGTTGGAGCAGGTGGAATACAAGAGTGGGCGAATGTCCTTTTCGCCGCGGTACTTGTCCGAGAGCCTGTTCACCAGGTTGAACTCCGTTCCGATGTAGACAACGGCCCCTTTGGGGGCGTCCGCCACGTACTTGATGATAAACGATGTGGAGCCGCAGGCGTCGGCCAGGGCCACGGTGTTGGGATGGCATTCGGGGTGGACCACCACCAGGCAGCCGGGAGATTCCTGGCGGGCCTTGCGGATGGTTTCGGGCTTGAAGCGCGAATGGATGACGCACTGGCCCGGCCACAAAAGAAGCCTTGCCTGTCTGGCCTTGTCCAGGTTCATGGCCTGGCCGTGCTCGCGGATGTCCAGGATGTGGCGGTCCTCTTTGGGCAGGGAGATCCAATCGGCCGCGTTCAAGCCCAGGCGGACGTCCGGCAGAAACAGGGTGTGCTTTCCACGGTCCAGGGCCCAGGTGAGCATGGTCTTGGCATTGGCCGATGTGCATACGGAACCGCCGCGCGCTCCCACCAGGGCCTTCACCGCTGCCGAGGAGTTCACATAGGTGAGCGGCGTGACGTCAAGCCCGCCGTGCGCCAGGATATCCAGCACCTTCTCCGCCAGCCAGGCCGGAGCCATGTCGGACATGACGCAGCGGGAATTCATTTCCGGAATGAATACCTTCTGGCCAGGCCCTGCCAGAATGGCCGCTGTCTCGGCCATGAAGAACACCCCGCAGAAGACGATGTATTGCGCGTCCAGAGCGGGGATCTTTCGGGAAAGCTCCAGGGAATCGCCGGTGTGGTCCGCGTGGCGGGCCACTGCGTCGGACATGTAGTGGTGGGCCAGAATCACCAGACGTTTGCCCAGGCGGGCCCGAGTTTCTTCTATCAAATCGAAATCGTTGCTGAAAGTCATGAACTACTCCTCAAACTAGCGACCGCATCGGGCCGCCTCATGAGCGATCTTGGACCACTTCCGGGAACAAGCGGGTGCTGGCGGGAACACTCGAAACAAACTTTGTCACACCCCAGCCTTCTCGATCTGCATGCTGAAGTCGGCGTAGGGCGCGGAGTGGGTGATGCGTCCCACCGAGATGTAATCCGCTCCCAAGGCGCCGAGTGCCGGAAGGTTTTCCAGGGTGACTCCGCCGCTCAGTTCCGTTTCGATCCCTTCAGGTATCATAGTAAGCGCCTGACGCATTTGGTCCAGGGTCATGTTGTCGAGCATGATGCGTTCAGGATGCAAGGCTACGGCCTGGGTGACCTCTTCCAGGGTACGGCATTCGATTTCCAGGGGAGGAGAACCAGCGGCATGGGCCCGGCGCACGGCGGCCACTGCCTGTGGTATGCCCCCGGCCCGGTCGATGTGGTTGTCCTTTAACATGAGCATTTCGGCCAGATTGCGCCGGTGGTTTAAACCGCCGCCAATGAGCACGGCGTATTTCTCCGGATAGCGAAGGCCGGGCAGGGTCTTTCTCGTGTCCAGGAGCCTGGTGCGCGAACCGGCCAGAGCCGCCGCGTAGCTGGCCGTGAGGTTGGCGATGCCCGAGAGGTGGCAGAGAAAATTGAGTATCACCCGCTCGGCCTTGAGAAGACCCACGGCAGGCCCCAAGAACTGGGCAGCTACGGCTCCGGCGGTGAGCCGGTCGCCGTCCTTGGCCGGATAGTCGCGGTCGGTGACGCTGAGGATACCCATGCGTTCAAACACTATGTCCGCGATGGGCAGTCCGGCCACCAGGGTCTCTTCTTTGGCCACGATTTTCGCGCTCAGCCGGTCGCCGCGCGTGAAGACCGCCTTGGCGGTCAGGTCCGGGCCGTCCTCGTCCAGGGCCAAGTCCACTGCCTTGAGCAGGAAGTCGCGGGCCGGACCCGAAAAGTAGTCGTCGAATGTGGTCATGATGTGGATGGAGCGATTAGCACCAATGAAGTCGGAGATGAAGAGGAGTGAAGAACATCACAAGCGGGCTCTGGGTATCATTCCGTCACGATGGGGCTGGCCTTTTGGTTGAAGGGGTTGGTGCGCACGGCCAGATAAAAAAGGTAGGGGTAGGCTTCCTTCAGATAGAGAACGTAGGTGAGCCACTGCCTGCTGATGTAGGAGTATACCCGGGTCATGTCGCCGGCCAGGTGCTTGAGATCGCTGGCAGGCAGCGAGCTTAGGTCCTCCGGGCGGCAGAGCAGTTCATCGCGCAGATGGTATATGGCGCGCAGGGTATCCGAAAAAATCTCGTGTTCGCCGATGCTCGGGTTCTCCAAGAGGCGCAGCAACAGGTCGGATTTCTCCTTGAGAAGAGCCCTCACCGCGAACAGGTCCACCAGGGAGGCATCCAGGGCGAAGGAATGGGTGGCCAGAAGGCGTTTGGCCGCCTTGAACTTTTTTTTGTCCCAGGACGCATTCACGTCGAGCTTGCCGTGGAGTTGCGAAATGTCCAGGTCCCCTGGGGTGATGCGGTTCAGCAGGTCAAGGCCCACGTCCGAGAAGAACAAACCCCGGATCATGTTGCGCTTCTCGCGCTTGGCCCTTTCCTCCTTCACCGCGAAGACCGACTCCGCCACAGTTTCGACCACGCCGACGAACGTCCCGATGCCGGCGAATACCAGACAGATGGCGATCAGTTTGCCGGTGGTGGTCCAGGGGTGGATGTCGCCGTATCCCACCGTGCCCATGGTGATGATGGTGAAGTAGAAGGCATCGAAAAGGCTCACTCCCTCGGCCCAGCTGAATCCGAAGGTCCCTCCGGCCACGGCGAGAAGGAAAAGGCTTCCGAAGAAAATCAGTCGTGATGTGCGCATGGGTATTTGAGTCTTAGAGAGAATGTGACAGTCAGGACTTCTTTTTGAGCCCTTTGAGCCTGGCCGTCAGCTTCGGCTCCTCCCCCTGGTCCTTCTCCTGGTAAAATTGCACGCCGGCAAGCTCCGGAGGGAGGTACTCCTGCTCCACCCAGGAGCCGGGGTAGGCGTGCGGGTACTTGTATCCCTCTCCGAATCCCCACTGTTTCTGGAGTTTGGCCGAGGGGTTCCGCAGGTGCAGCGGCACGGGCCGCATTCCCTGGGTAAGGATTTCCTTTCGCGCGGCCAGATAAGCGGCGTAGGTGGAATTGCTCTTGGGGGCAAGTGCCAAGTAAACCGTGGTCTCGGAAAGGGGGATGAAACCCTCCGGCATTCCCACCATCTCCACCGCCTGCTGGCAGGCCACGGCCAGGGGCAGGGCCCTGGGGTCGGCCAGGCCCACGTCCTCGGACGCGGAGAGTATCAGCCTGCGGCAGATGAAGCGCGGGTCCTCGCCGGATTCGAGCATGCCTGCCAGGTAGTACAGGGCCGCATCCGGGTCCGAACCCCGGATGGACTTGATGAACGCAGAAGCCATCTCATAGTGCTGGTCCGCATCGCGGTCGCCGCGCATCACCTGCTCGGGCAGGTTGTGCTTCAGTTCCTGGGCCACGCGCTTGTCGGCCGGCAGTTGGGCGGTGAACTCCATGAGGTTGAGGAAGGTTCGGGCGTCCCCGCCGGACATGAAGGAGAGGATGTCCAGGCTGTCCTGCGAGAGGTCAAGCTTCAAAGCCTCCAGGCCGCGCTTGGCCACAAGCATCATTTCTCCGTGCGAGAGCGAACGCAAACGCATGACATGCAGGCGCGAGAGCAGCTGCTTGGTCACGGAGAAGGACGGATTTTCCGTGGTGGTGGCCAAGAGCGTTATGTCGCCGTTTTCGAGCAGGGGCAGAAAAAAGTCCTGCTGCGCCTTGGAGAACCGGTGCAGCTCGTCCAGAATGAGGATTTCCTTGCCCTCGATGAGCGTCCGCAACGTGGGGAGCCCCGCTTCAGGAGCGCTGACACGAACGAATGGCCGGCCCTTGGCCTGCGCCAGCAAGAGGGCCAGGGTGGATTTTCCGCATCCGGGCGGGCCGTAGAAGAGGATGCTGGGCAGGCGAGGGACCTTCAGCATGGACTGGAGCCTGGAGATGACGTGCCCCTGCCCGGTGAACTCTTCGAAGGTTGCCGGGCGGATGGCGTGTGCTAAAGGCGTCATGGAGTGGACCTGGTCGGTTGCGGACGTTTTGTCATTCAGGGCTTTCAGGAGCATAAGGCCAGATTTCCGCCTTGGCGCTTGGCGGCAAGCAGCGCCCTGTCCGCTGCCTCTAAAAGCTCTGAAGCCGAGGCCGGATTCATGGGGTCGAACTGGGCGAAGCCGATGCTCGCGGTCACATTCAGAGGGCCTAGGGAAATCTCCCGGCAGGACGTGAATACTACGTCCAGTATTCGCCTGGCAACGACGGAGGCCTCGGAACTGTCGGCGCTGGAGAGCACAACCGCGAATTCGTCTCCTCCTATGCGCCCCACGAGGTCATCCTCCCGTATCAAGGATTTGGTGGCATTGGCCACGGTTTGAAGGACCAGGTCGCCAGCGGGATGCCCGTACAGGTCGTTTATGGGTTTGAACTGGTCCACGTCCATGAAAAGCACGGAGTACACCCGTTGCTCCTGGCTGGCTCTGCCGGCAAAGTCATCGAATTTTTCCATGAACCCTCTGCGGTTGAGAACTCCGGTCAGCTCGTCCATGGTGGCCTCGGTCACGAGGCGTTCTTGCGCGCTTCGTTGCGCGGTCACGTCGTGCAGGAAAGCCAGGAGCGCTCCGCGGCCATCCCATTCGATCGCCACGATATTGGCCTGCACCATGAGTGATCCGCCACTCGCGGGAGCGGCACGGAACTCAATGGACCGAGGTTCTCCCGGTTTTTTCAGTGCAGCGTCGATACCCGCCTCCACCAGCTCCACGTCGTCCGGGTGGATGAAGCTTGAAAAGCTGGCCTCCTGGATGTCGGGCTCGCTTAATCCAGTAAGTTCCAGCAGTTTCGTGTTGTGGAGAAGATACAGGTCATTCTGGAGCACGGCGACGGGTTCGCTCGCGTTATGAATGAGTTGGCGATAGCGTTTTTCGCTGCGGACGAGTGCGGCTTCGGCGGCCTTGCGGCGTTTGATTTCGTCGTGGGCGGTCTGCAATTCGCCCTGCAGCTCGCACAGCTCCTGGATGATGGCGAAGAGAGGACGGTGAGGTATGTACACCCCGGTGAGGCTGTTTTGCCAGCTTAAGTAGGCCCAGAGGACCGGGGCGGCGAAAACGGTGATGATCAGACGGCTCACCAGGGTTCCGCTCATGATGGCGATATAATCGCTCTGGCCCAGAAACGCCCCGGTATTGAAAAGAAACACATCCAGGCACATGACCCCCAGCAGGGTGAGGAAGACCTTGGCGGCCAGAGGGATGGCGTTCAGCTTGCCGTGCAGGTATTCCCAGCAAACGGCCAGAAAGAGCATGTCCGCCAGGTTGGTCAGCACCGAGGCCAGGTTAACGCGCAGGCTGGGAATGGGCATCATGGTTTGGGGAGTGGCATTGGAGAACTGAAGCAGCAGGTGCAGTGCCAGGGAGATGACCCCCACCAGAACCTGCACGCCGACAACGGTCAGGATGGCCACCCGCGTCGCATGGGGACCATCGAACACGTAGACCACGAACACGCCCAGCAGCAGTGCGGTGTAGAAAACCGTAGAGCCGATCAGCATGGTGATGCCCCACAGCTCCACTGTCACGCCTGCGTCCGTCACCCAGCAGGAAATGGCCATCAGGCAGCTCAGCAGGGCGTAGAAGAAGGACAGGCCGAAGCGGTGACGCAGAGAGTGGGACCAAAGCACCAACCCGTAGGCGGCAAACGACCCTGCGGCGAGAATCCAGGCTTCCATCGAGGCGAACTCACTCGGTTTCTT is a genomic window containing:
- a CDS encoding GGDEF domain-containing protein — its product is MEAWILAAGSFAAYGLVLWSHSLRHRFGLSFFYALLSCLMAISCWVTDAGVTVELWGITMLIGSTVFYTALLLGVFVVYVFDGPHATRVAILTVVGVQVLVGVISLALHLLLQFSNATPQTMMPIPSLRVNLASVLTNLADMLFLAVCWEYLHGKLNAIPLAAKVFLTLLGVMCLDVFLFNTGAFLGQSDYIAIMSGTLVSRLIITVFAAPVLWAYLSWQNSLTGVYIPHRPLFAIIQELCELQGELQTAHDEIKRRKAAEAALVRSEKRYRQLIHNASEPVAVLQNDLYLLHNTKLLELTGLSEPDIQEASFSSFIHPDDVELVEAGIDAALKKPGEPRSIEFRAAPASGGSLMVQANIVAIEWDGRGALLAFLHDVTAQRSAQERLVTEATMDELTGVLNRRGFMEKFDDFAGRASQEQRVYSVLFMDVDQFKPINDLYGHPAGDLVLQTVANATKSLIREDDLVGRIGGDEFAVVLSSADSSEASVVARRILDVVFTSCREISLGPLNVTASIGFAQFDPMNPASASELLEAADRALLAAKRQGGNLALCS
- a CDS encoding two pore domain potassium channel family protein; protein product: MRTSRLIFFGSLFLLAVAGGTFGFSWAEGVSLFDAFYFTIITMGTVGYGDIHPWTTTGKLIAICLVFAGIGTFVGVVETVAESVFAVKEERAKREKRNMIRGLFFSDVGLDLLNRITPGDLDISQLHGKLDVNASWDKKKFKAAKRLLATHSFALDASLVDLFAVRALLKEKSDLLLRLLENPSIGEHEIFSDTLRAIYHLRDELLCRPEDLSSLPASDLKHLAGDMTRVYSYISRQWLTYVLYLKEAYPYLFYLAVRTNPFNQKASPIVTE
- a CDS encoding replication-associated recombination protein A yields the protein MTPLAHAIRPATFEEFTGQGHVISRLQSMLKVPRLPSILFYGPPGCGKSTLALLLAQAKGRPFVRVSAPEAGLPTLRTLIEGKEILILDELHRFSKAQQDFFLPLLENGDITLLATTTENPSFSVTKQLLSRLHVMRLRSLSHGEMMLVAKRGLEALKLDLSQDSLDILSFMSGGDARTFLNLMEFTAQLPADKRVAQELKHNLPEQVMRGDRDADQHYEMASAFIKSIRGSDPDAALYYLAGMLESGEDPRFICRRLILSASEDVGLADPRALPLAVACQQAVEMVGMPEGFIPLSETTVYLALAPKSNSTYAAYLAARKEILTQGMRPVPLHLRNPSAKLQKQWGFGEGYKYPHAYPGSWVEQEYLPPELAGVQFYQEKDQGEEPKLTARLKGLKKKS
- the nadC gene encoding carboxylating nicotinate-nucleotide diphosphorylase, whose product is MTTFDDYFSGPARDFLLKAVDLALDEDGPDLTAKAVFTRGDRLSAKIVAKEETLVAGLPIADIVFERMGILSVTDRDYPAKDGDRLTAGAVAAQFLGPAVGLLKAERVILNFLCHLSGIANLTASYAAALAGSRTRLLDTRKTLPGLRYPEKYAVLIGGGLNHRRNLAEMLMLKDNHIDRAGGIPQAVAAVRRAHAAGSPPLEIECRTLEEVTQAVALHPERIMLDNMTLDQMRQALTMIPEGIETELSGGVTLENLPALGALGADYISVGRITHSAPYADFSMQIEKAGV
- a CDS encoding aminoacyl-tRNA deacylase, whose translation is MSKASAIPATGATRFLKDKGVPFSVRLYSYVDHGGTERAARELGVDETCVIKTLVFEDDAKQPLLVLMHGDKEVSLKEMARALGVKTVSPCSPDAAMRHTGYQVGGISPFGTRKRLPVYAEKSIFTLASILINAGKRGALAELDPAILKKLLPVTEVEVAR
- the nadB gene encoding L-aspartate oxidase, which codes for MFHYRMKTQVLVIGSGVAGCSAALTLADQGREVVLLCAGDALTDGNSSLAQGGIVYTSLDDSPKLLERDMLTCGWKHNHVTAVRYLARKGPDVVKSMLIDRLNVPFERSTDGDFHLTKEGGHSLARILHCADSTGYSIMQHMVAAVESHPNITVLTRRTAVDVLTSHHHAALLEYKYNLVNQCLGAYVLNEISGAVETILADYTILATGGVGQIYLHTTNTRACVGSALAMAYRCGARYMNMEFIQFHPTALFHRAERRFLITEAMRGEGAKLINAKGEAFMTRYDARADLAPRDIVTRAIMEELLKSGEDCVYLDAANHVADVARRFPSIAKKCAEIGINIATQPIPVVPAEHYSCGGVLVDVHGRTTVDRLYAVGECSCTGVHGANRMASTSLLECLVWGVSAGSYIGSRFGSKPTITRKLADSVPDWVSPGQERNEDPALISQDWTTIKSTMWNYVGIHRTASRLKRAFEDLRDLNVHLHDFYRETPLSKPIVDLFHGCQAAYIITLSAMRNTKSLGCHYRVN
- the nadA gene encoding quinolinate synthase NadA, whose protein sequence is MTFSNDFDLIEETRARLGKRLVILAHHYMSDAVARHADHTGDSLELSRKIPALDAQYIVFCGVFFMAETAAILAGPGQKVFIPEMNSRCVMSDMAPAWLAEKVLDILAHGGLDVTPLTYVNSSAAVKALVGARGGSVCTSANAKTMLTWALDRGKHTLFLPDVRLGLNAADWISLPKEDRHILDIREHGQAMNLDKARQARLLLWPGQCVIHSRFKPETIRKARQESPGCLVVVHPECHPNTVALADACGSTSFIIKYVADAPKGAVVYIGTEFNLVNRLSDKYRGEKDIRPLLYSTCSNMEKVTEPNLARLLASLDNTPTVQVDDALKEPAKLALTRMLEACAK